Proteins from one Chelonia mydas isolate rCheMyd1 chromosome 14, rCheMyd1.pri.v2, whole genome shotgun sequence genomic window:
- the LOC119567766 gene encoding zinc finger protein 497 yields the protein MERGEELQVPDLSKREDSESWPGPQTGERLASVAGAEDAAPGRGGTSADAELVGGAWHKDPAAGAEEAVPGGGARVEEAVPGGSAEAEPARHGDPTLRRPFQCSECGKSFRQSAALTRHQLLHTSERPYVCTACSRGFCDGAALAAHQRAHAGERPFPCRACGKAFASSSALLVHQLVHTGERPYRCGECGQRFRQSAHLAQHRQGARAGPRPHACPHCGESFGLRCRLARHLQAHRLERPHACPDCPRRFRHRAHLLRHRPAHTGERPFPCPVCGKAFALSATLLRHQLAHTGERPHRCGECGRGYTQRSYLHRHQRSAHAGQRPHACPECGQAFADRANLLRHRRGHAGARPHACAECGRRFAQRASLAEHRRRHTGEKPHACPRCGRRFRHRSALLRHQRSHTGGRPFRCGQCGRGYTRSSNLLLHQRVHAAE from the exons ATGGAGCGAGGGGAGGAGCTGCAAGTCCCAGATCTCAGCAAACGCGAGGACAGTGAGAGCTGGCCGGGCCCCCAAACAG GTGAGAGGCTGGCGAGCGTGGCCggggcagaggatgctgcacCGGGAAGGGGCGGCACCAGCGCTGATGCGGAGCTGGTGGGGGGAGCGTGGCACAAAGACCCTGCTGCGGGGGCAGAGGAAGCGGTGCCAGGAGGCGGCGCCAGGGTGGAGGAGGCGGTGCCGGGAGGCAGCGCTGAGGCAGAGCCGGCGCGGCACGGAGACCCCACCCTCCGGCGGCCCTTTCAGTGCAGcgagtgtgggaagagcttccgGCAGAGCGCCGCGCTGACCAGGCACCAGCTCCTGCACACGAGCGAGAGGCCCTACGTCTGCACCGCCTGCAGCCGAGGCTTTTGCGACGGCGCGGCGCTGGCCGCCCACCAACGGGCGCACGCGGGCgagcgccccttcccctgccgggCGTGCGGCAAGGCCTTCGCCAGCAGCTCGGCGCTGCTGGTGCATCAGCTCGTGCACACGGGCGAGCGTCCCTACCGCTGCGGGGAGTGCGGGCAGCGCTTCCGGCAGAGCGCCCACCTGGCGCAGCACCGGCAGGGGGCCCGCGCCGGCCCGcgcccccacgcctgccctcaCTGCGGCGAGAGCTTCGGGCTGCGCTGCCGGCTGGCGCGGCACCTGCAGGCCCACCGCCTGGAACGCCCCCACGCCTGCCCCGACTGCCCCCGCCGCTTCCGCCACCGCGCCCACCTGCTCCGGCACCGGCCGGCGCACACGGGCgagcgccccttcccctgcccggtCTGCGGCAAGGCCTTCGCCCTGAGCGCCACGTTGCTGCGGCACCAGCTGGCGCACACGGGCGAGCGCCCCCACCGCTGCGGGGAGTGCGGGCGCGGCTACACCCAGCGCTCCTACCTGCACCGGCACCAGCGCAGCGCCCACGCCGGCCAGCGCCCCCACGCCTGCCCCGAGTGCGGCCAGGCCTTCGCCGACCGGGCCAACCTCCTGCGGCACCGGCGGGGCCACGCGGGCGCCCGCCCCCACGCCTGCGCCGAGTGCGGGCGGCGCTTTGCCCAGCGGGCCAGCCTGGCGGAGCACCGCCGGCGGCACACGGGCGAGAAGCCTCACGCCTGCCCCCGCTGCGGGCGCCGCTTCCGCCACCGCTCGGCCCTGCTTCGCCACCAGCGCTCCCACACCGGGGGGCGCCCTTTCCGCTGCGGGCAGTGCGGGCGCGGCTACACCCGCAGCTCCAACCTGCTGCTGCACCAGCGGGTGCATGCTGCTGAGTGa